A window of Lagopus muta isolate bLagMut1 chromosome 14, bLagMut1 primary, whole genome shotgun sequence contains these coding sequences:
- the LCP2 gene encoding lymphocyte cytosolic protein 2, whose product MDLRNIPYRSEVITWNPDDLAEYFKTLKYKDCEKVVRKHSINGQRFLNMSENDIQKFPKLRVPIVSKLSQEINRNEGRTSFFPKWGQTQKCPENSGYSQEDDGWSSFDEDDDYESPDDDQEKEDEADYESPTEETEEAEHDSDGYEPPPSNNDEAHHNVIFPAKSLANNTDYIDRPPTARSSHQPPVPPQRPGPSPAPASFGGRGASLPAFPPLPSNNDRHVKPSKPPAPSIDRSTKPPLDRLAPPFERESPVPGRKPGHPEKLLTPQLRALGEQLAMMPKPPVPPSDRYERGNPSPLRKPIPVKQGWAQQKRPEEEEEHIPQRPVPQISLPPYNSNTFPSKSIKPLPKPGVVPGAESVRSLSASGSLPPRFPQGNNSRSPSRGTADLRPPLPIPSRQTAHQINTEEDEDSLNDEWYVAYISRPEAEAALRKINKDGTFLVRDSSRKTTTHPYVLMVLYKDKVYNIQIRYQEQDQTYLLGTGLKGKEDFSSVAHIIDYFQRTPLLLIDGKDRGSRNQCVLKYAAGNIK is encoded by the exons TTAAAGTACAAGGACTGTGAGAAAGTTGTTAGAAAGCACAGTATAAATGGACAAAGGTTTTTG AACATGTCTGAAAATGATATCCAGAAATTTCCCAAACTCCGAGTGCC CATTGTTAGCAAACTAAGtcaagaaataaacagaaatgaaggaaggacATCTTTCTTCCCAAAATG GGGCCAAACACAAAAGTGTCCTGAAAATTCAG GATACAGTCAAGAAGATGATGGCTGGTCTTCATTT GATGAAGATGATGACTATGAAAGCCCTGATGATGAccaggaaaaggaagatgaggCTGACTATGAATCACCAACGGAAGAAACTGAGGAAGCAGAGCATGACAGTGATGGCTATGAGCCACCTCCATCCAATAACGATGAAGCACACCACAATGTCATATTTCCTGCAAAGTCACTTGCAAACAACACAGACTATATAG acaGGCCTCCAACAGCCAGATCATCACATCAGCCTCCAGTACCACCCCAGCGGCCAGGCCCATCCCCAGCACCAGCCTCATTTGGGGGAAGAGGTGCTTCT cTGCCAGCTTTCCCTCCTCTACCAAGCAACAATGACAGGCATGTCAAGCCTTCAAAAC CCCCAGCTCCTTCTATAGACAGAAGCACGAAACCCCCACTGGATCGCCTTGCTCCAccatttgaaagagaaagccCAGTACCAG GGAGGAAGCCAGGCCATCCGGAAAAG CTTCTGACTCCACAGCTAAG AGCACTGGGAGAACAGCTAGCAATGATGCCAAAACCTCCTGTACCACCAAGTGATAGATATGAAAGAGGAAATCCATCTCCTCTAAGGAAGCCAATCCCTGTAAA gcagggctgggcacaACAGAAAAGACCTGAA GAAGAAGAAGAAC aTATACCCCAAAGACCAGTGCCACAGATATCTTTGCCCCCATACAACTCCAATACGTTCCCATCAAAATCTATCAAGCCTCTACCTAAGCCAGGTGTGGTGCCTGGTGCTGAAAG tgttAGAAGCCTGTCTGCAAGTGGCTCACTACCACCTCGCTTTCCCCAAG GCAACAACAGCAGATCTCCTTCAAGAGGCACAGCTGATTTAAGACCTCCGTTGCCCATTCCTAGCAGACAGACTGCTCACCAAATAAACACAGAGGAAGATGAG GATTCACTAAATGATGAATGGTATGTTGCTTATATTAGTCGGCcagaagcagaggcagctcTTCGAAAAATAAACAAG gaTGGAACTTTCTTAGTAAGAGACAGCTCAAGAAAAACTACCACTCATCCGTATGTATTGATGGTGTTGTACAAGGATAAAGTATACAATATCCAGATTCGTTACCAGGAGCAAGATCAGACATACTTGTTAGGAACTGGCTTGAAAGGAAAAGAG gatttttcttctgtagcacACATCATTGATTACTTCCAAAGAACGCCTCTTCTTCTGATTGATGGAAAAGACAGGGGTTCAAGAAACCAGTGTGTGTTAAAATATGCTGCaggaaatattaaatga